One Telluria mixta DNA window includes the following coding sequences:
- a CDS encoding PEP-CTERM sorting domain-containing protein, with protein sequence MFHKKLVKASAVCAILFATQGAYAAVESCSGTTPGGATYDISGKVSNSTNCAILSPINANDNDNLGLINTTAFFGISDWQFGGKYDNLDPSGGDDLSALFDFTGDSMSGTYAYVGGTPLPSDVMLVFKDGANTNLVAYLLNSTLSGTYASPFTNPPFPLGQPSVKDISHISVYYRPGEDDGSGDPTGNVPEPATLALVGLGLLGIGKMRRKS encoded by the coding sequence ATGTTTCATAAAAAACTCGTTAAAGCGTCCGCGGTCTGCGCGATCCTGTTCGCCACACAAGGTGCTTATGCCGCTGTCGAATCGTGCTCGGGCACGACGCCCGGCGGTGCTACCTACGATATTTCCGGCAAAGTCAGTAATTCTACGAACTGCGCAATTCTCTCGCCGATCAACGCCAACGACAACGACAACCTCGGTCTTATCAATACCACTGCCTTCTTCGGCATTTCGGACTGGCAGTTCGGCGGCAAGTACGACAACCTGGATCCGTCGGGCGGCGACGACCTGTCGGCCCTGTTCGACTTCACGGGCGACTCCATGTCGGGGACATATGCCTATGTCGGCGGCACGCCCCTGCCGTCGGACGTGATGCTTGTCTTCAAGGACGGTGCCAATACCAACCTGGTCGCATATCTGTTGAATTCGACGCTCAGCGGCACGTACGCGTCGCCATTCACGAATCCGCCTTTCCCGTTGGGCCAACCCAGCGTCAAGGATATCTCCCACATTTCGGTCTATTACCGGCCGGGCGAAGACGACGGTTCGGGCGACCCGACCGGCAACGTTCCGGAACCTGCCACGCTCGCCCTCGTGGGCCTGGGATTGCTGGGAATCGGCAAAATGCGCCGCAAAAGCTGA
- a CDS encoding GNAT family N-acetyltransferase — protein MSGQLIIRSLDPQDLAGWRPLWDGYNAFYGRSGPTALPESITQVTWHRFFDPAEPVHALVAEASGRIAGLAHYIFHRSTTRLHDVCYLQDLFTAPDMRGLGVGRQLIEGVYDKARAAGSSRVYWQTQTDNAAGRALYDKVARHLGFIVYAHEL, from the coding sequence ATGTCCGGCCAGCTCATCATCCGCTCCCTCGATCCCCAGGACCTCGCCGGCTGGCGCCCGCTGTGGGACGGCTATAACGCGTTCTACGGACGCAGCGGCCCCACCGCCCTGCCCGAATCCATTACGCAAGTCACGTGGCACCGGTTCTTCGATCCGGCCGAGCCCGTCCACGCGCTGGTCGCCGAGGCATCCGGCCGCATCGCCGGACTCGCCCACTACATCTTTCACCGCAGCACGACGCGGCTGCACGACGTCTGTTATCTGCAAGACCTGTTCACCGCCCCCGACATGCGTGGACTCGGCGTCGGCAGGCAATTGATCGAAGGCGTATACGACAAGGCGCGCGCGGCCGGCAGTTCGCGCGTGTACTGGCAGACGCAAACGGACAATGCGGCCGGGCGCGCGCTGTACGACAAGGTCGCCCGGCACCTGGGCTTCATCGTCTATGCGCACGAGCTGTGA
- a CDS encoding SPFH domain-containing protein translates to MNGYLAVAGGLLAVLAGAWLVHLSIVGSMAGGAALAGIALVIAGVFMGAGLYMLQPNETAVLTLFGRYVGTDRGEGLRWAFPLYRKRKLTVRARNLNMSTLKVNDKRGNPVELAAAVVWRVRDTAQALFEVDDFERYVSVQAEAALRHLAAQYAYDEGEDLAPGETTLRGGAAEVAHALSAELTARFEAAGVETLDAKLTHLAYAPEIAQVMLRRQQAQAIISARARIVHGAVTMVEDALKGLAEREIVELDAERKASMVSNLLVVLCSDRDAQPIINAGTLYN, encoded by the coding sequence ATGAATGGCTACTTGGCCGTGGCCGGCGGCCTCCTCGCCGTCCTGGCCGGCGCCTGGCTGGTCCACCTGTCCATCGTGGGCAGCATGGCGGGCGGGGCGGCGCTGGCCGGCATCGCGCTCGTCATTGCCGGCGTGTTCATGGGCGCGGGGCTGTATATGCTGCAGCCCAACGAAACGGCGGTGCTGACCTTGTTCGGCCGCTACGTGGGCACGGACCGCGGCGAGGGCCTGCGCTGGGCGTTCCCGCTGTACCGCAAGCGCAAGCTGACGGTGCGGGCGCGCAACCTCAACATGTCCACGTTGAAGGTCAACGACAAGCGGGGCAATCCGGTGGAGCTGGCGGCCGCCGTCGTGTGGCGCGTGCGCGATACGGCGCAGGCGCTGTTCGAGGTCGACGATTTCGAGCGCTACGTAAGCGTGCAGGCCGAGGCAGCGCTGCGCCACCTGGCCGCGCAATATGCCTACGACGAGGGTGAGGACCTCGCGCCGGGCGAAACGACCCTGCGCGGCGGCGCGGCGGAAGTGGCGCATGCGCTCAGCGCGGAACTGACGGCGCGCTTCGAGGCGGCAGGCGTGGAAACGCTGGACGCGAAGCTGACCCACTTGGCCTACGCTCCCGAGATCGCCCAGGTGATGCTGCGCCGCCAGCAGGCGCAGGCGATCATCAGTGCCCGTGCCCGCATCGTCCATGGCGCGGTCACGATGGTGGAAGACGCTTTGAAGGGCCTGGCCGAGCGCGAGATCGTCGAGCTGGACGCGGAACGCAAGGCGTCGATGGTCAGCAATCTGCTGGTCGTGCTGTGCTCCGACCGCGACGCGCAGCCCATCATCAACGCCGGCACCCTGTACAACTGA
- a CDS encoding two-component regulator propeller domain-containing protein → MSWKPEPLPSVKPTLLRMLCGLLLACMCSLVLAAGPRSLRFERIGLEEGLSQESVLAILQDHDGFMWFGTQAGLNRFDGYRNQVFRNDPNDPDSLADNYVQAAYEDGQNRLWFGTRGGLVRFDPATRKFIRLPLLAGTDRNARNSAVTAIVGDGAGGLWVGTSDGIVHVDPATGALRTLRHDSQEPASLRDDRVTALALDPRGGLWIGTGVGLDHLPAGTARFDHYDIDAAGTGKRIAVTALSMGPRDTLWIGTDAALEAWRIGQGTPQRHHLGADEGMNDGRVQSLYHDQGNNLWVGTELDGLKWRDPTTGRFVGYTNQPLDRHTLSDNRVISIWVDRTGTLWAGTMYGGVSRADLASGGFSRFALLPGQAADPRSTRKIRSIAVGADGRLWLGTSGGGILHVDPDSGRVDMLRHDPRDPAGLPDDTISSVLPGRGRLWVGSPSGLSWRDPATGRFTPVALGGEAGASWVQALTLDRTGALWIVTRGGLFMLAPDGTLRGWRHDPANPASLGENYGFAVFEDRAGAIWIGTENGLDRYDRATNTFTHFRHDARDPTSLGHNRVYYLYESARGDLWVGTAGGLYRMERDAGGKTVFRRFAVAPTREQVPIGGILEDGNGQIWVSTTVGLTRVDPETGRYKNYTAKDGLTDGSFFVGSAARGADGELHFGGINGMTSFHPEDIHDNPFPPTVVITDFLVFNRPRALPVAVDRLRDIRLSHRDSVFTLEFAALHYADPQANRYAYRLLGFDRDWTETDARKRFATYTNLDPGEYVFEVKAANKDGVWSEHPATLTISIPPPFWMTWWFRLAAASVLLAAAIALYRLRVRVLVQQKARLERQVGARTAELVLQKEQAEKRKQEAEAQKEAVEQARRNIALLSDIGRELTANLDGEAIMANVFGQVRQLMDAPLFAIGTARAGGPIDYPYVVADGRRVPEAGRFPARVRGLGEYCLVTGEEILIGDLARDYVRFSGLVRDVLGTDPAGGDPAGGDPDTPLSPRSLMFVPILVGSRVLGVITVQSGRPGAYQNVQLDMLSTLASYVGVALDNADAYRQLKETQAQLASREKLASLGSLVAGVAHELNTPIGNSLLMASTLEEKTNALADRFTHNALKKSDLETWIAAAREAASLIVRSLNGAADLVNSFKQVSVDQASTQRRRFDLGQACHEIAATMMNQVRRAGHTLDLEVPAGIAMDSYPGPFGQVVINFINNALLHAFDAPGGHMRIHARPLDGDRVRIEFSDDGVGIAPENVSRIFDPFFTTRMGQGGTGLGLNIAWNLVTTLLQGTIRVESRPGHGTAFIIELPLKAES, encoded by the coding sequence GTGTCCTGGAAACCCGAACCTCTCCCGTCCGTGAAACCCACGCTGCTGCGCATGTTGTGCGGCCTGCTGCTGGCCTGCATGTGTTCGCTGGTGCTGGCCGCCGGACCGCGCAGCCTCCGTTTCGAGCGCATCGGCCTGGAAGAAGGGCTGTCGCAGGAATCCGTCCTCGCGATCCTGCAGGACCACGATGGCTTCATGTGGTTCGGCACGCAGGCGGGCCTCAACCGTTTCGACGGCTACCGCAACCAGGTCTTCCGCAACGATCCCAACGACCCCGACAGCCTGGCCGACAATTATGTCCAGGCCGCGTACGAGGATGGCCAGAACCGGCTGTGGTTCGGCACGCGCGGCGGGCTCGTACGGTTCGATCCCGCGACCCGGAAATTCATCCGCCTGCCGCTGCTGGCCGGCACCGACCGCAATGCGCGCAACAGCGCCGTCACCGCGATCGTCGGCGATGGCGCCGGCGGCCTGTGGGTCGGCACCAGCGACGGCATCGTGCACGTCGATCCGGCGACGGGCGCGCTGCGCACGCTGCGCCACGACAGCCAGGAACCCGCCAGCCTGCGCGACGATCGCGTCACGGCGCTCGCCCTCGATCCGCGCGGCGGCCTGTGGATCGGCACCGGCGTCGGTCTCGACCACCTGCCGGCGGGCACCGCCCGGTTCGACCATTACGACATCGACGCCGCCGGCACCGGCAAACGCATCGCCGTCACCGCGTTGTCGATGGGGCCGCGCGACACGCTGTGGATCGGCACCGACGCCGCCCTGGAAGCATGGCGCATCGGCCAGGGCACGCCGCAGCGCCACCATCTCGGCGCCGACGAGGGCATGAACGACGGCCGCGTGCAGTCGCTGTACCACGACCAGGGGAACAACCTGTGGGTGGGCACGGAACTCGACGGCCTCAAATGGCGCGACCCGACGACCGGGCGCTTCGTCGGCTACACCAACCAGCCGCTGGACCGCCACACGCTGTCCGACAACCGCGTCATCTCGATCTGGGTCGACCGCACGGGCACGCTGTGGGCGGGCACGATGTACGGTGGCGTCAGCCGGGCGGACCTCGCCAGCGGCGGTTTTTCCCGCTTCGCGCTATTGCCGGGCCAGGCGGCCGACCCGCGCAGTACGCGCAAGATCCGCAGCATCGCCGTCGGCGCCGACGGCCGCCTGTGGCTGGGCACCAGCGGCGGCGGCATCCTGCATGTCGATCCGGACAGCGGCCGCGTGGACATGCTGCGCCACGATCCGCGCGACCCTGCCGGCCTGCCGGACGACACGATCAGCAGCGTGCTGCCTGGACGCGGGCGATTGTGGGTGGGCTCGCCCAGCGGCCTGTCGTGGCGCGATCCGGCGACGGGCCGTTTTACGCCCGTCGCGCTGGGCGGCGAGGCGGGGGCCAGCTGGGTCCAGGCGCTGACGCTCGACCGCACCGGAGCGCTGTGGATCGTCACGCGCGGCGGGCTGTTCATGCTGGCGCCGGACGGCACGCTGCGCGGCTGGCGCCACGATCCGGCCAACCCCGCCAGCCTGGGTGAGAACTACGGCTTCGCCGTGTTCGAGGACCGGGCGGGCGCGATCTGGATCGGCACCGAGAATGGCCTCGACCGCTACGACCGCGCGACGAACACGTTCACGCACTTCCGCCACGATGCGCGCGACCCCACGAGCCTGGGCCACAATCGCGTCTATTACCTGTACGAGTCCGCGCGCGGCGACCTGTGGGTGGGCACGGCGGGCGGCCTGTACCGCATGGAGCGGGACGCCGGCGGCAAGACGGTGTTCCGCAGGTTCGCCGTCGCGCCCACGCGCGAGCAGGTACCGATCGGCGGCATCCTCGAAGACGGCAACGGCCAGATCTGGGTCAGCACGACGGTCGGCCTGACCCGCGTCGATCCGGAGACGGGGCGCTACAAGAACTACACCGCCAAGGATGGCCTGACGGACGGCTCGTTCTTCGTCGGCTCGGCGGCGCGCGGCGCGGACGGCGAGCTGCATTTCGGCGGCATCAACGGCATGACGTCGTTCCACCCGGAAGACATCCACGACAACCCGTTCCCGCCCACCGTCGTGATCACCGACTTCCTCGTGTTCAACCGGCCGCGCGCGCTGCCCGTCGCCGTCGACCGCCTGCGCGACATCCGCCTGAGCCACCGCGATTCGGTGTTCACGCTGGAATTCGCGGCGCTGCACTACGCCGATCCGCAGGCGAACCGCTACGCCTACCGGCTGCTCGGCTTCGACCGCGACTGGACCGAGACGGATGCCCGCAAGCGCTTCGCCACCTATACGAATCTCGATCCGGGCGAGTACGTGTTCGAGGTGAAGGCCGCCAACAAGGACGGCGTGTGGAGCGAGCACCCGGCGACGTTGACGATCTCGATCCCGCCGCCGTTCTGGATGACGTGGTGGTTCCGCCTTGCCGCGGCGAGCGTGCTGCTTGCTGCCGCCATCGCGTTGTACCGGCTGCGCGTACGCGTGCTCGTGCAGCAGAAGGCGCGCCTGGAACGCCAGGTCGGCGCGCGCACCGCGGAACTGGTGCTGCAGAAGGAGCAGGCGGAAAAGCGCAAGCAGGAGGCCGAGGCGCAGAAGGAAGCGGTGGAGCAGGCGCGCCGCAACATCGCGCTCCTGTCCGACATCGGACGCGAGCTGACCGCGAACCTGGACGGCGAGGCGATCATGGCCAATGTGTTCGGCCAGGTGCGCCAGCTGATGGATGCGCCGCTGTTCGCGATCGGCACGGCGCGCGCGGGCGGGCCGATCGACTACCCGTACGTCGTCGCGGACGGCCGCCGGGTACCCGAGGCGGGGCGCTTCCCCGCGCGCGTGCGCGGTCTCGGCGAATACTGCCTGGTGACGGGCGAGGAGATTCTCATCGGCGACCTGGCGCGCGATTACGTCCGGTTCTCGGGCCTCGTGCGCGACGTGCTTGGCACCGACCCGGCCGGCGGCGACCCTGCGGGCGGCGATCCCGACACGCCCCTGTCGCCGCGCTCCCTGATGTTCGTGCCGATCCTCGTGGGCAGCCGTGTGCTGGGCGTGATCACGGTGCAGAGCGGCCGGCCGGGCGCGTACCAGAACGTGCAGCTCGACATGCTGAGCACCCTCGCATCCTACGTGGGCGTCGCGCTCGACAATGCGGACGCCTACCGCCAGTTGAAGGAAACCCAGGCGCAACTGGCGTCGCGCGAAAAGCTCGCGTCGCTCGGCTCCCTCGTCGCGGGCGTCGCGCACGAACTGAACACCCCGATCGGCAACAGCCTCCTGATGGCCAGCACGCTGGAAGAAAAGACGAATGCGCTGGCCGACCGCTTCACGCACAACGCGCTGAAGAAATCGGACCTGGAGACGTGGATCGCGGCGGCGCGCGAGGCGGCGAGCCTTATCGTGCGCAGCCTGAACGGCGCGGCGGACCTCGTGAACAGCTTCAAACAGGTGTCGGTGGACCAGGCCAGCACGCAGCGCCGCCGCTTCGACCTGGGCCAGGCCTGCCACGAGATCGCGGCCACGATGATGAACCAGGTGCGCCGTGCGGGCCACACGCTCGACCTGGAGGTGCCGGCGGGGATCGCGATGGACAGTTATCCCGGCCCATTCGGCCAGGTCGTCATCAACTTCATCAACAACGCGCTGCTGCACGCGTTCGACGCGCCGGGCGGCCACATGCGCATCCATGCCCGGCCGCTGGACGGCGACCGCGTGCGCATCGAATTTTCCGACGATGGCGTCGGCATCGCGCCGGAGAACGTGTCGCGCATCTTCGATCCGTTCTTCACGACGCGGATGGGGCAGGGCGGCACGGGCCTCGGCCTCAACATCGCCTGGAACCTCGTGACCACGCTGCTGCAGGGGACGATCCGGGTCGAGAGCCGGCCTGGACACGGCACCGCGTTCATCATCGAGTTGCCGCTCAAGGCGGAGAGTTAA
- a CDS encoding S8 family serine peptidase — MKSVSSSLRLLPLLVAATLSAVAAQSAVAAQDAGYARGRILIEARPGLSDAALDRILKEHGGKRRKIGQSRMQIVDLPANASEVAVVAKLARRPELKFAELDRIVPATLAVTDPYAGSEWHLNKIGATSAWDSSLGRGVTIAVLDSGVNVNHPDLKDRIVAGYNIYSGNTDVTDVCGHGTAVAGSAAATSNNAAGVAGIAGAAAIMPLRIAYTDSTGCHAYFSTIASGLTYAADHGARIANISYSGVAGSSSILSAARYMKSKGGLVFVSAGNNNVDENVVPDPALVVVSATDSNDAKASFSSWGSFVTIAAPGTNIWTTNNSLGYSAWNGTSFSAPVTAGVAALMMAARPDLGGDTIQSLLYSTAIDLGAAGRDPVFGYGRVDAAAALRATVAYQPPVDTTAPLASIAAPLANSSVSGLVGVSVNASDNVGVARVDLVVNGTVVATDTAAPYSFSWDSTGVANGMASVVAVAYDAAGNAGQSAAVAVNVANSVTTVSKDTTPPAVAIGNPVAGTVSGNVSVSVNASDNAGAAGITTVIAIDGQTKAQGTGGTLGYNWNTRKVAAGQHTITATARDAAGNTSSTSVTVTTK; from the coding sequence ATGAAATCCGTTTCTTCCTCCCTCCGCCTGCTCCCGCTGCTCGTTGCAGCCACGCTCTCCGCTGTTGCCGCCCAATCCGCCGTCGCCGCGCAAGACGCGGGTTATGCGCGCGGCCGCATCCTGATCGAGGCGCGTCCAGGCCTGTCGGATGCCGCACTGGACCGCATCCTCAAGGAACACGGCGGCAAGCGCCGCAAGATCGGCCAGAGCCGCATGCAGATCGTCGACCTGCCGGCCAATGCGTCGGAAGTGGCCGTCGTCGCGAAACTGGCGCGCCGTCCGGAGCTGAAATTCGCGGAACTCGACCGCATCGTGCCCGCCACGCTGGCCGTCACCGACCCGTATGCGGGCAGCGAGTGGCACCTGAACAAGATCGGCGCGACGAGCGCCTGGGACAGCTCCCTCGGCCGCGGCGTGACGATCGCCGTGCTGGACTCGGGCGTCAACGTCAACCACCCCGACCTCAAGGACCGCATCGTCGCCGGGTACAACATCTACAGCGGCAACACGGACGTGACGGACGTCTGCGGGCACGGTACCGCCGTCGCCGGCTCGGCTGCCGCCACCAGCAACAACGCGGCCGGCGTGGCCGGCATCGCGGGTGCGGCTGCCATCATGCCGCTGCGCATCGCCTACACCGACAGCACCGGTTGCCACGCCTACTTCAGCACGATCGCAAGCGGCCTCACGTACGCGGCCGACCACGGTGCCCGGATCGCGAACATCAGCTACAGCGGCGTCGCGGGCAGCTCGTCGATCCTGAGCGCGGCACGCTACATGAAGAGCAAGGGCGGTCTCGTGTTCGTTTCCGCCGGCAATAACAACGTGGACGAGAACGTGGTGCCCGATCCGGCGCTCGTCGTCGTCTCCGCCACCGACAGCAACGACGCCAAGGCCAGCTTCTCGAGCTGGGGCAGCTTCGTCACCATCGCGGCGCCCGGCACGAACATCTGGACGACGAACAATTCCCTCGGCTATTCGGCGTGGAACGGCACGTCGTTCTCGGCCCCGGTCACGGCCGGCGTCGCCGCGCTGATGATGGCGGCCCGTCCGGACCTGGGCGGCGACACGATCCAGTCGCTGCTGTACTCGACGGCCATCGACCTCGGCGCGGCCGGCCGCGACCCGGTGTTCGGCTACGGCCGCGTGGACGCCGCCGCCGCCCTGCGCGCCACCGTGGCCTACCAGCCGCCGGTCGACACGACGGCGCCGCTCGCATCGATCGCCGCGCCGCTGGCGAACAGCTCGGTGTCGGGCCTCGTCGGCGTCTCCGTCAATGCCAGCGACAACGTGGGCGTGGCGCGTGTCGACCTGGTCGTCAACGGTACCGTGGTCGCCACCGATACCGCCGCGCCGTACAGCTTCAGCTGGGACTCGACCGGCGTCGCCAACGGCATGGCCAGCGTGGTCGCCGTCGCCTATGACGCTGCGGGTAACGCCGGCCAGTCCGCCGCCGTCGCCGTCAACGTCGCCAACAGTGTGACGACGGTCAGCAAGGACACGACGCCGCCTGCCGTCGCCATCGGCAACCCGGTGGCGGGCACCGTCAGCGGCAACGTCTCGGTCTCGGTGAACGCGTCGGACAACGCGGGTGCCGCGGGCATCACGACCGTGATCGCCATCGACGGGCAGACGAAGGCCCAGGGCACGGGCGGTACGCTCGGCTATAACTGGAACACCCGCAAGGTGGCGGCCGGCCAGCACACCATCACCGCCACGGCGCGTGATGCCGCGGGCAATACGAGCAGCACGTCGGTCACCGTGACGACGAAGTGA